Proteins encoded in a region of the Salipiger sp. CCB-MM3 genome:
- a CDS encoding FadR/GntR family transcriptional regulator, with protein MPFRPVQSEKLSSAVVRQIEELILRGILRPGERLPAERELSERLGVSRPSLREAVADLQGRGLLETRAGAGIFVTEVLGSAFSDALIQLFEKHDEAVFDYLSFRRDMEGLAAERAALHGTPSDLKVIDALFTRMEAAHQKRNPSEEARLDADFHLAIIEASHNVIMLHMMRSMYQLLREGVFYNRSIMFKQRTTREALLEQHRAINAALQARDATAARAAVQAHLGYVEAALAADRKATRDEDVARQRYDRVTSRG; from the coding sequence ATGCCCTTTCGCCCCGTCCAGTCCGAGAAACTGTCCAGCGCCGTGGTGCGCCAGATCGAAGAGCTGATCCTGCGCGGCATCCTGCGCCCAGGCGAGCGCCTGCCTGCCGAGCGCGAACTGTCGGAACGGCTCGGCGTGTCGCGCCCCTCTCTGCGCGAGGCGGTGGCCGACCTGCAGGGCCGCGGCCTGCTGGAGACTCGCGCCGGTGCGGGCATTTTCGTCACCGAAGTGCTGGGGTCGGCTTTCTCGGACGCGCTGATCCAGCTTTTCGAAAAGCACGACGAGGCGGTCTTTGACTATCTCAGCTTCCGGCGCGACATGGAGGGGCTGGCGGCCGAGCGCGCGGCGCTGCACGGCACGCCATCGGACCTGAAGGTGATCGACGCGCTTTTCACCCGCATGGAAGCGGCGCATCAGAAGCGCAACCCCTCCGAGGAAGCGCGGCTCGATGCGGATTTCCACCTCGCGATCATCGAAGCCAGCCACAATGTCATCATGCTGCATATGATGCGCTCGATGTATCAGCTGCTGCGTGAGGGCGTGTTCTACAACCGCTCGATCATGTTCAAGCAACGCACCACGCGCGAGGCGCTGCTGGAGCAGCACCGGGCGATCAACGCGGCGCTGCAGGCGCGCGATGCCACGGCGGCCCGCGCGGCGGTGCAGGCGCATCTGGGGTATGTGGAGGCGGCGCTGGCCGCCGATCGCAAGGCGACACGCGACGAGGATGTGGCGCGGCAGCGCTATGACCGGGTGACCAGCCGAGGTTGA
- a CDS encoding bifunctional transcriptional activator/DNA repair enzyme AdaA translates to MLFALPDPDTLYQALLDRDPSFDGRAYVGVASTGIFCRLTCPARKPLRENCSFFETVGECITAGFRPCKRCHPLAPMAKGDPVIAKLLQALDARPAFRWSEPDLVAMGLDPSTVRRAFKRQFGMTFLEMARQRRLREGFTALASGAPVIEAQLDAGFESASAFRAGFAKALGVAPGALRPDAMLRADWIETPLGDMVSVCSKSHLHLLEFMDRKALPRELEKLRKGAGGEIGVGQFAPSEQIRDELARFFAGESAQFDTPLALHGSEFTKSVWRALREIPAGETRSYGALAQALGRPTATRAVAQANGANQIALVIPCHRVIGADGSLTGYGGGLWRKQRLLEIERGYLGG, encoded by the coding sequence ATGCTGTTTGCTCTTCCAGATCCCGACACGCTCTATCAGGCGCTGCTCGACCGGGACCCGTCGTTTGACGGGCGGGCCTACGTCGGCGTCGCCTCGACCGGCATCTTCTGCCGCCTGACCTGCCCGGCCCGAAAACCGCTGCGCGAGAACTGCAGCTTTTTCGAGACCGTGGGCGAATGCATCACCGCGGGCTTCCGCCCCTGCAAGCGCTGCCATCCGCTGGCGCCCATGGCCAAGGGTGATCCGGTTATTGCCAAGCTGCTGCAAGCGCTGGACGCGCGCCCCGCCTTCCGCTGGTCCGAGCCGGATCTGGTGGCCATGGGGCTTGATCCCTCGACCGTGCGCCGCGCCTTCAAGCGGCAGTTCGGCATGACCTTCCTCGAAATGGCCCGGCAGCGGCGGCTGCGCGAGGGGTTCACCGCGCTGGCCTCGGGCGCGCCGGTGATCGAGGCGCAGCTGGATGCCGGGTTCGAGAGCGCCTCGGCCTTCCGCGCGGGCTTTGCCAAGGCGCTTGGGGTGGCGCCGGGCGCCTTGAGGCCGGATGCCATGCTGCGCGCCGATTGGATCGAGACACCGCTGGGCGACATGGTCTCGGTCTGCTCCAAGAGCCATCTGCACCTGCTCGAATTCATGGACCGCAAGGCGCTGCCGCGCGAGCTGGAAAAGCTGCGCAAGGGCGCGGGCGGCGAGATCGGCGTGGGGCAGTTCGCGCCATCGGAGCAGATCCGCGATGAGCTGGCGCGGTTCTTCGCCGGGGAGAGCGCGCAGTTCGACACACCGCTGGCGCTGCATGGCTCGGAGTTCACCAAATCGGTCTGGCGCGCCCTGCGCGAGATCCCGGCGGGCGAGACACGCAGCTACGGCGCGCTGGCGCAGGCGCTGGGGCGGCCCACGGCCACGCGGGCGGTGGCGCAGGCCAATGGTGCCAACCAGATCGCGCTGGTGATCCCCTGCCACCGGGTGATCGGGGCCGACGGCTCGCTCACCGGCTATGGAGGCGGGCTTTGGCGCAAGCAACGGCTGCTGGAGATCGAGCGCGGCTACCTCGGCGGCTGA
- a CDS encoding DUF4186 domain-containing protein — MSAPDQLFERLARSKFRSRFRLGPEERAYADAKGRETILSHARDFIADRLAPAEPRNDGKQTPMRGHPVFIAQHATATCCRGCLAKWHGMPAGRALSKDEQAQVVAVILMWVDRQMGYRA, encoded by the coding sequence ATGAGCGCCCCGGATCAGCTGTTCGAACGGCTGGCCCGGTCGAAGTTCCGCAGCCGCTTTCGCCTTGGCCCCGAGGAACGGGCCTATGCCGACGCAAAGGGCCGCGAGACGATCCTCTCGCATGCGCGCGATTTCATCGCGGACCGGCTGGCCCCGGCGGAGCCGCGCAACGACGGCAAGCAGACGCCCATGCGCGGCCATCCGGTGTTCATCGCCCAGCACGCCACGGCGACCTGCTGCAGGGGATGTCTGGCGAAATGGCACGGGATGCCGGCGGGGCGCGCGTTGAGCAAGGACGAGCAGGCGCAGGTGGTTGCGGTGATCCTTATGTGGGTCGACCGGCAGATGGGCTATAGGGCATGA
- the mutL gene encoding DNA mismatch repair endonuclease MutL, with protein MNTHTPNMRPVIRQLDDAAINRIAAGEVVERPASAVKELVENAVDAGATRVTVEIADGGKTLIRVTDDGCGMGADELPLALSRHATSKIDGSDLLNIHSFGFRGEALPSLGAVGRLTIQSRIPGEEGAEISVSGGQMGAVKPAALNRGTVVTLRDLFFATPARLKFLRTDRAEMMGISDVMKRIAMAEPSVAFTLRDVSQGKDRVTFRADSVSGDLFDALRGRLSQVLGAEFTENALAIDAEREGFRLTGYAALPTYSRGSSVAQHLFVNGRPVQDKLLHGALRGAYADYLSRERHPAVALFVDCDPHKVDVNVHPAKSEVRFREPGIVRGLIVSALRHALAEAGHRASSTVASETLAALRPEMRAPLPDGQQMPLHQQPSQTDSFGAYGGGAPLGAPQQAISSPRVYQMDRPSAGARSAAYAAQAPDPNFVPAPPRVPQPQGFAEMQGSWSGRVVEDAPAEPEAAHLPLGAARGQVHENYIIAQTESGIVIVDQHAAHERLVYEKLKRQMAERGVAAQALLIPEIVELSQDDLSRILDIAEDLGRMGLSVEPFGGSALAVRETPAILGEVNAEALIKDILDELSDYGSSQLVQEKLEAILSRVACHGSIRSGRRMRAEEMNALLREMEATPHSGQCNHGRPTYVELRLSDIERLFGRT; from the coding sequence ATGAACACCCACACCCCCAATATGCGTCCTGTTATTCGTCAGCTCGACGACGCCGCCATCAACCGCATCGCCGCTGGCGAGGTGGTGGAACGTCCTGCGTCGGCGGTGAAGGAACTGGTGGAGAATGCCGTCGACGCAGGGGCCACCCGCGTCACGGTCGAGATCGCCGATGGCGGCAAGACGCTGATCCGGGTGACCGACGATGGCTGCGGCATGGGCGCGGATGAGCTTCCGCTGGCGCTGTCGCGCCACGCCACCTCGAAGATCGACGGCTCGGACCTGCTGAACATCCACAGCTTCGGCTTCCGCGGCGAGGCGCTGCCCTCGCTGGGCGCGGTGGGGCGGCTGACCATCCAGAGCCGCATTCCGGGTGAGGAAGGCGCAGAGATCAGCGTCTCGGGCGGGCAGATGGGTGCGGTGAAACCGGCGGCCCTGAACCGCGGCACGGTGGTCACGCTGCGCGATCTCTTCTTCGCCACCCCGGCCCGGCTGAAGTTCCTGCGCACCGACCGTGCCGAGATGATGGGCATCTCGGACGTGATGAAGCGCATCGCCATGGCCGAACCCTCGGTCGCCTTCACCCTGCGCGACGTGTCGCAGGGCAAGGACCGGGTGACCTTCCGCGCCGACTCGGTCTCGGGCGATCTTTTCGACGCGCTGCGCGGGCGGCTCTCGCAGGTGCTGGGCGCCGAGTTCACCGAGAACGCGCTGGCCATCGACGCCGAGCGCGAGGGCTTCCGGCTGACCGGCTACGCCGCCCTGCCGACCTATTCGCGCGGCTCGTCGGTGGCGCAGCATCTTTTCGTTAACGGTCGCCCGGTGCAGGACAAGCTGCTGCATGGCGCGCTGCGCGGCGCCTATGCCGACTACCTCAGCCGCGAGCGGCACCCGGCGGTGGCGCTGTTTGTCGACTGCGATCCGCATAAGGTGGACGTGAACGTGCACCCGGCGAAATCCGAGGTGCGCTTTCGCGAGCCTGGCATCGTGCGCGGGCTGATCGTCTCGGCGCTGCGTCATGCGCTGGCTGAGGCGGGGCACCGCGCCTCGAGCACCGTCGCCTCCGAGACGCTGGCGGCGCTGCGCCCCGAGATGCGCGCACCGCTTCCGGATGGCCAGCAGATGCCGCTGCACCAGCAGCCCTCGCAGACCGACAGTTTTGGTGCCTATGGCGGCGGCGCGCCGCTGGGTGCGCCGCAGCAGGCCATCAGCAGCCCACGCGTCTACCAAATGGACCGTCCGTCGGCAGGCGCGCGCAGCGCCGCCTATGCCGCGCAGGCCCCCGATCCCAACTTCGTCCCGGCCCCGCCGCGCGTGCCGCAGCCGCAGGGCTTTGCCGAGATGCAGGGCAGCTGGTCGGGCCGCGTGGTCGAAGACGCTCCGGCCGAGCCCGAGGCCGCCCATCTGCCGCTTGGCGCGGCGCGCGGGCAAGTGCACGAGAATTACATCATCGCCCAGACCGAAAGCGGCATCGTCATCGTCGATCAGCACGCGGCGCATGAACGGCTGGTCTATGAAAAGCTCAAGCGCCAGATGGCCGAACGCGGCGTCGCGGCGCAGGCGCTGCTGATCCCCGAGATCGTCGAGCTGTCGCAGGACGACCTTTCGCGCATCCTCGATATCGCCGAGGACCTGGGCCGCATGGGTCTGTCGGTCGAGCCCTTTGGCGGCTCGGCGCTGGCAGTGCGCGAAACCCCGGCGATCCTTGGCGAGGTCAACGCCGAGGCGCTGATCAAGGACATCCTCGACGAGCTTTCGGACTACGGCAGCTCGCAGTTGGTGCAGGAAAAGCTCGAGGCGATCCTCAGCCGCGTCGCCTGCCACGGCTCGATCCGTTCGGGCCGCCGGATGCGCGCCGAAGAAATGAACGCCCTGCTGCGCGAGATGGAGGCGACGCCCCATTCCGGCCAGTGCAACCACGGGCGCCCCACCTATGTCGAACTGCGGCTCTCCGATATCGAGAGGCTGTTCGGCCGCACATGA
- a CDS encoding DNA recombination protein RmuC, which translates to MIEIAGQSIAASDPRLWAAAGAALLAVLMIMAIRASNRAARLGYPLSQLSQRVQALSEGQERLSGGLHHVSEAQVKSQNAMLQLMEKRLAQVQQSMTENLHGNARRTAHSLGQLQERLKTIDQAQENITRLSGDVLSLQDILSNKQTRGAFGEIQLRDIVTQALPADSYRLQATLSNGRRADCLIKLPEPPGHIVIDAKFPLEAYEMLRRAETPEAKQRASQAFRMSVRKHIRDISDRYILDGETAESALMFLPSEAVYAELHGNFPEMVREGFGMKVWIVSPTTCMATLNTLRAVLKDARMREQAGAIRRELALLAQDMDRLGARVENLDRHFGMAARDLSEIRTSAEKAGRRAQKLDNFDFEDLAPEGQIVPLPRQT; encoded by the coding sequence ATGATCGAAATCGCCGGGCAGAGCATCGCCGCGAGTGACCCGCGCCTCTGGGCCGCTGCCGGGGCGGCGCTGCTTGCGGTCCTGATGATCATGGCGATCCGCGCCTCGAACCGCGCCGCCCGCCTTGGCTACCCGCTCAGCCAGCTGTCGCAGCGGGTGCAGGCGCTGTCCGAAGGGCAGGAACGGCTTTCGGGCGGGTTGCACCATGTCTCCGAGGCGCAGGTCAAAAGCCAGAACGCCATGCTGCAATTGATGGAAAAGCGGCTGGCGCAGGTGCAGCAGAGCATGACTGAGAACCTGCACGGCAATGCCCGCCGCACCGCGCATTCGCTGGGCCAGTTGCAAGAGCGGCTGAAGACCATCGATCAGGCGCAGGAGAACATCACCCGGCTCTCGGGCGACGTGCTGTCGCTGCAGGACATCCTGTCGAACAAGCAGACCCGCGGTGCCTTTGGCGAGATCCAGCTGCGCGACATCGTCACCCAAGCCCTGCCCGCCGACAGCTACCGGCTGCAGGCCACCCTGTCGAACGGCCGCCGCGCCGATTGCCTGATCAAGCTGCCGGAGCCGCCGGGTCATATCGTCATCGACGCGAAATTCCCGCTCGAAGCCTATGAGATGCTGCGCCGCGCCGAGACGCCCGAGGCCAAGCAGCGCGCATCTCAGGCCTTCCGCATGTCGGTGCGCAAGCACATCCGCGACATCTCGGACCGCTACATCCTCGATGGCGAGACCGCCGAAAGCGCGCTGATGTTCCTGCCCTCCGAGGCGGTCTATGCCGAATTGCACGGCAACTTCCCCGAGATGGTGCGCGAAGGCTTCGGCATGAAGGTCTGGATCGTCTCGCCGACCACCTGCATGGCCACGCTCAACACGCTTCGCGCGGTGCTGAAAGACGCGCGGATGCGCGAGCAGGCGGGCGCCATCCGCCGCGAGCTAGCGCTGCTCGCGCAGGACATGGACCGGCTCGGTGCGCGCGTGGAGAACCTCGACCGGCACTTCGGCATGGCCGCGCGGGATCTCTCGGAAATTCGCACCAGCGCCGAGAAAGCCGGGCGCCGTGCCCAAAAACTGGACAATTTTGATTTCGAAGATCTGGCGCCCGAGGGTCAGATCGTGCCATTGCCACGGCAGACCTGA
- a CDS encoding molybdenum cofactor biosynthesis protein MoaE, producing MAIRVSVQEEPFDFGAEAEGFAAGRTDMGAVVTFTGVVRDVSGTLETMEIEHYPGMTQKALEKIAAEAEARWDLGEVLVIHRYGRMGPGERIMMVATASKHRGHAFEAAEYLMDYLKSRAPFWKKESGAEGTSWVAAKDEDEDALSRW from the coding sequence ATGGCGATCCGCGTTTCCGTGCAGGAAGAGCCCTTTGATTTCGGGGCCGAGGCTGAGGGCTTCGCCGCGGGCCGCACCGACATGGGCGCCGTGGTGACCTTCACCGGCGTGGTGCGCGACGTGTCGGGCACGCTCGAGACCATGGAGATCGAGCATTATCCGGGCATGACCCAAAAAGCGCTGGAGAAAATCGCCGCCGAGGCGGAGGCGCGCTGGGATCTTGGCGAAGTACTGGTGATCCACCGCTATGGCCGCATGGGTCCGGGCGAGCGCATCATGATGGTCGCCACCGCCTCGAAGCACCGCGGCCATGCTTTCGAGGCCGCTGAGTATCTGATGGACTATCTCAAATCCCGCGCGCCCTTCTGGAAGAAGGAAAGCGGCGCGGAGGGCACCTCATGGGTCGCCGCCAAGGATGAGGACGAGGACGCGCTTTCGCGCTGGTAG
- a CDS encoding rhodanese-like domain-containing protein has translation MKTEEVGSALLETWSVDEVAEAFDKGEIVLIDVRTPQEYMFEHIEGALLMPMAFFRADKLPGQSDKRIVFHCGSGVRSEKVARAAIAAGFSRVAHMEGGFGGWKGAKQPYIGTNMATGAPTPIS, from the coding sequence ATGAAGACCGAAGAAGTGGGCAGCGCCCTGCTCGAAACATGGTCGGTGGACGAGGTGGCCGAGGCCTTCGACAAGGGCGAGATCGTGCTGATCGACGTGCGCACGCCGCAGGAATATATGTTCGAGCACATCGAAGGCGCGCTCTTGATGCCCATGGCCTTCTTCCGCGCCGACAAGCTGCCGGGCCAGAGCGACAAGCGCATCGTCTTCCACTGCGGCTCGGGTGTGCGGTCCGAGAAAGTGGCGCGCGCCGCCATCGCCGCGGGCTTCTCGCGCGTGGCGCATATGGAGGGCGGCTTCGGCGGCTGGAAGGGCGCTAAACAGCCCTACATCGGCACCAATATGGCCACTGGGGCGCCGACGCCGATCAGCTGA
- the moaD gene encoding molybdopterin converting factor subunit 1, translating into MDLLYFAWVRERIGLPKERIETEAATVNELIEELRGREERYAMAFSDLSALRVALDQELSEFDAPLAGVREVAFFPPMTGG; encoded by the coding sequence ATGGACCTTCTGTATTTCGCATGGGTGCGCGAGCGCATCGGCCTGCCGAAAGAGCGGATCGAAACCGAAGCCGCCACAGTCAACGAGTTGATCGAGGAACTGCGCGGGCGCGAAGAGCGCTACGCCATGGCCTTTTCCGACCTTTCGGCGCTGCGCGTGGCGCTGGATCAGGAACTGTCGGAATTCGACGCCCCGCTTGCGGGCGTGCGCGAGGTGGCCTTCTTTCCGCCGATGACCGGGGGCTGA
- a CDS encoding DUF3775 domain-containing protein translates to MEEISVRTIAAVILMAREIERAEGELRGFIDRMSEEEQAALVAVMWIGRDAFDADEWAEAYRTALTEASTPTADYLIGTPHLADHLEAGLEALGFDPEDEEDELLNRGR, encoded by the coding sequence ATGGAAGAAATCAGCGTCCGCACAATTGCCGCCGTGATCCTGATGGCCCGCGAGATCGAGCGTGCCGAGGGCGAGCTGCGCGGCTTCATCGACCGCATGAGCGAAGAGGAGCAGGCCGCGCTGGTCGCGGTGATGTGGATCGGCAGAGATGCCTTCGATGCCGACGAATGGGCCGAGGCCTATCGCACCGCGCTCACCGAAGCCTCTACGCCCACCGCCGACTATCTGATCGGCACGCCGCATCTTGCCGACCATCTCGAAGCCGGGCTCGAAGCCCTCGGCTTTGATCCCGAGGACGAGGAGGACGAGTTGCTGAACCGCGGTCGCTGA
- a CDS encoding DNA polymerase IV yields the protein MPALCRDCLTEFDHGSRCPSCGRPRIVRHEELWDLSIAHMDCDAFYATVEKRENPELADKPVIVGGGKRGVVSTACYVARIRGVRSAMPMFQALKLCPDAVVVKPRMELYVEVSRQIRALMEELTPAIEPLSLDEAFLDLTGTARLHGHPPAVMMARLVKRMREELGVTGSVGLSHNKFLAKIASDLDKPHGFSVIGKAETAEFLRPKSVRMIWGVGMASQEALERAGIRTFEDLLRWEQRDLIQRFGSMGQRLWHLARGEDSRRVTRNAPVKSISNETTFSEDTGDPDLLDGHLWRMCEKVADRAKAKGLAGRVVTLKVKRADFKLITRRQSLADGDATQMADRIYRTARAMLDTLERQGPWRLLGAGISELVDAEQADRGGDLLDPDAGRRAAAERATDAIRARFGDSAIVKGRALR from the coding sequence ATGCCCGCGCTCTGCCGCGATTGCCTCACCGAGTTTGACCACGGATCGCGCTGCCCGTCCTGCGGGCGCCCGCGGATCGTGCGGCATGAGGAGCTTTGGGACCTCTCCATCGCCCATATGGATTGCGATGCCTTCTATGCAACCGTCGAAAAACGCGAAAATCCCGAGCTTGCCGACAAGCCGGTGATCGTCGGCGGCGGCAAGCGCGGGGTGGTCTCCACCGCCTGCTACGTGGCGCGCATCCGCGGCGTGCGCTCTGCCATGCCGATGTTTCAGGCGCTGAAGCTCTGCCCCGACGCGGTGGTGGTGAAACCGCGTATGGAGCTTTACGTCGAGGTCTCGCGGCAGATCCGGGCGCTGATGGAAGAGCTGACCCCGGCGATCGAGCCGCTGTCGCTGGATGAGGCGTTTCTCGACCTTACCGGCACGGCGCGGCTGCATGGCCATCCGCCCGCGGTGATGATGGCGCGTCTGGTCAAACGCATGCGCGAGGAGCTGGGGGTCACCGGCTCGGTCGGCCTGTCGCACAATAAATTCCTCGCCAAGATTGCCTCGGACCTCGACAAGCCGCATGGGTTCTCGGTGATCGGCAAGGCCGAGACCGCCGAGTTCCTGCGGCCCAAATCGGTGCGGATGATCTGGGGTGTCGGCATGGCCTCGCAGGAGGCGCTGGAGCGCGCCGGGATCCGCACCTTCGAGGATTTGCTGCGCTGGGAGCAGCGCGATCTCATCCAGCGCTTCGGCTCGATGGGGCAGCGCCTGTGGCATCTGGCCCGCGGCGAGGACAGCCGCCGGGTGACGCGCAACGCGCCGGTCAAAAGCATCTCCAACGAGACCACGTTCTCCGAAGACACCGGTGATCCCGATTTGCTCGACGGGCACCTCTGGCGCATGTGCGAGAAGGTCGCGGACCGCGCCAAGGCCAAGGGGCTTGCGGGGCGGGTGGTGACGCTGAAGGTCAAACGCGCCGATTTCAAGCTGATCACCCGACGGCAGTCGCTGGCAGATGGCGATGCCACGCAAATGGCCGACCGTATCTACCGCACGGCGCGCGCCATGCTCGACACGCTGGAGCGGCAGGGACCGTGGCGGCTTTTGGGGGCAGGGATTTCCGAACTGGTGGACGCCGAACAGGCCGATCGCGGCGGCGATTTGCTGGACCCGGACGCGGGCAGGCGCGCGGCGGCGGAACGGGCGACGGATGCGATCCGCGCGCGGTTCGGCGACAGTGCCATCGTCAAGGGCCGCGCGCTGCGCTGA
- a CDS encoding alpha/beta hydrolase family protein has translation MIARLTGLALAALLAVPGFAEEGATAVGVSTMVRPEANFDRGISMTIWYPAQSDAGASELVGRNAVFEGTPAQREASPQPGKLPLVLLSHGGLRSAEQSGAWLAAKLAAGGFIVAEVSGQRPRDQASAVGEIWRRPAEMAQALDLLLSDPDWQMRIDETRVAVAGVALGGTAALMLGGGQIDTAAYARNCDSSHPAPDCDWFAEGGVDPASVDVQALSLERRDPRVRAVLALAPEYLAEFRPETLAPRRAATKVYGLAEPAAGETRLAVQAGIEVRPLEDARLYDLFARCTPDGAKLLEEEGGDPALCGSTAEDRAAVHDAVASDALHFLHRALGLTG, from the coding sequence ATGATTGCCCGCCTGACCGGCCTTGCCCTTGCGGCCCTGCTCGCCGTTCCCGGCTTTGCCGAAGAGGGCGCGACCGCCGTCGGTGTCAGTACCATGGTCCGGCCCGAGGCGAACTTCGACCGCGGCATTTCGATGACCATCTGGTACCCCGCACAAAGCGATGCGGGCGCCTCGGAACTCGTCGGCCGCAATGCCGTGTTCGAGGGCACCCCCGCGCAGCGCGAAGCCTCGCCGCAGCCCGGCAAGCTGCCGCTGGTCCTGCTGTCGCACGGCGGGCTGCGCTCCGCCGAGCAGAGCGGCGCGTGGCTGGCCGCGAAACTGGCGGCGGGCGGGTTCATTGTCGCCGAGGTCAGCGGCCAGCGCCCGCGCGATCAGGCCAGCGCGGTGGGCGAGATCTGGCGGCGTCCGGCGGAAATGGCTCAGGCGCTTGATCTGCTGCTGAGCGATCCCGACTGGCAGATGCGCATCGACGAGACCCGCGTAGCGGTGGCCGGTGTCGCGCTTGGCGGCACGGCAGCGCTGATGCTGGGCGGCGGACAGATTGATACCGCGGCCTATGCGCGCAACTGCGACTCCTCGCATCCCGCGCCCGATTGCGACTGGTTTGCCGAGGGCGGCGTCGATCCGGCCAGTGTCGATGTGCAAGCCCTCTCGCTCGAGCGGCGCGACCCTCGGGTCCGCGCGGTGCTCGCATTGGCGCCGGAGTATCTCGCCGAGTTCCGCCCCGAGACGCTGGCGCCGCGCCGCGCGGCGACGAAGGTCTATGGGCTTGCCGAGCCTGCCGCCGGAGAGACGCGCCTCGCGGTGCAAGCCGGAATCGAGGTGCGCCCGCTGGAGGATGCCCGGCTCTACGACCTCTTTGCCCGCTGCACGCCCGATGGCGCCAAGCTGCTGGAAGAAGAAGGCGGCGATCCCGCGCTCTGCGGCAGCACCGCCGAGGACCGCGCGGCGGTCCATGACGCGGTGGCCTCCGACGCGCTGCACTTCCTGCACCGCGCGCTTGGCCTTACCGGCTGA
- a CDS encoding aminoacyl-tRNA deacylase, protein MSKGTPATQALMRAKVAFELLEYDYVSGQAQIGLHAAEAIGWDPDKVLKTLMVEVDGKPCCAVIPSGGSLSMKRVASAFGGKSAQMMDPAKAERLTGMHTGGISPFGQKKRAPVVFEAAAMGAERIVLNGGKRGLMVVVAPGDALAVSGGEAAPLAAD, encoded by the coding sequence ATGAGCAAGGGCACACCGGCCACGCAGGCGCTGATGCGCGCCAAGGTGGCGTTCGAGTTGCTGGAGTACGACTATGTCTCCGGGCAGGCGCAGATCGGACTGCATGCCGCCGAGGCGATTGGCTGGGACCCCGACAAGGTGCTGAAGACCCTGATGGTTGAAGTTGACGGCAAGCCCTGCTGCGCGGTCATCCCCTCGGGGGGCTCGCTGTCGATGAAGCGGGTGGCCAGCGCCTTTGGCGGCAAGTCGGCGCAGATGATGGACCCCGCCAAGGCCGAGCGGCTGACGGGGATGCACACCGGCGGGATCAGCCCTTTCGGGCAAAAGAAGCGCGCGCCCGTGGTCTTTGAGGCTGCCGCGATGGGGGCCGAGCGGATCGTGCTCAACGGCGGCAAGCGCGGGCTGATGGTGGTGGTTGCGCCGGGGGATGCGCTGGCCGTCTCGGGCGGAGAAGCGGCGCCTCTGGCGGCGGATTGA
- a CDS encoding YigZ family protein, giving the protein MRTLENIISDRGSKYAVSGGPCASEEEAKAFLKELKRNKKFAKATHNTWGLLTEDAPIKNDDGESGAGMVILRMLEREGLKGHIIVVTRWYGGKHLGGDRFRHVQDAVRTYIESME; this is encoded by the coding sequence ATGCGCACTCTCGAGAACATCATCAGCGACCGCGGCTCCAAATATGCCGTCTCGGGCGGGCCCTGCGCCTCGGAGGAGGAGGCCAAGGCCTTCCTCAAAGAGTTGAAGCGCAACAAGAAGTTCGCCAAGGCCACGCATAACACATGGGGTCTGCTGACCGAGGACGCGCCGATCAAGAACGATGATGGCGAGAGCGGCGCGGGCATGGTGATCCTGCGCATGCTCGAGCGTGAGGGGCTGAAGGGCCACATCATCGTGGTGACCCGCTGGTACGGCGGCAAGCATCTGGGCGGCGATCGGTTCCGCCACGTGCAGGATGCGGTGCGCACCTATATCGAGAGCATGGAATGA